From Sphingobacteriales bacterium, a single genomic window includes:
- a CDS encoding AI-2E family transporter: MIWIPLAVFLYIHGNAGDSLGLAVYCALVVLNIDNLLRLVFLKAYANIHPLITLFGVITGLKLFGFIGLIFGPCSFHPYCC, translated from the coding sequence TTGATCTGGATTCCCCTGGCGGTATTTTTATATATCCATGGAAATGCGGGTGATTCGCTGGGACTCGCCGTCTACTGTGCATTGGTGGTATTAAATATTGATAACCTGCTGAGGCTGGTCTTTCTCAAGGCCTATGCCAATATTCATCCTCTGATTACATTATTCGGTGTCATTACCGGATTGAAGCTTTTTGGATTTATCGGGCTGATTTTCGGGCCCTGCTCGTTTCATCCTTACTGCTGCTGA
- a CDS encoding alpha/beta hydrolase — protein sequence MTATKRILSAVSPRMSASSNTRWRWWKTPFIYHSRNTIPMIRWKPMQKFIPLMDTTKPFNIVGNSMGGIMTMELIRHVQPEKVVLISSVKSRSEMPLLLKQMKFTNMHKLLPGQGFIHSIQFGSMFKREVLKKPGLRHLAVSMAKNNSPKFLYWCVDAIVKWNGREDYRKDIIHIHGTKDEMFPFRNIKNAIPVEGGSHSMLLIQHDMVNKILQEQLSR from the coding sequence GTGACAGCAACAAAACGTATTTTATCGGCGGTATCGCCTCGGATGAGCGCATCTTCAAATACCAGATGGCGGTGGTGGAAAACCCCGTTTATCTACCATTCCCGGAACACCATACCCATGATACGATGGAAACCTATGCAGAAATTTATTCCGCTGATGGACACCACGAAACCGTTTAACATCGTTGGAAATTCGATGGGGGGTATCATGACGATGGAACTGATACGCCATGTGCAGCCCGAGAAGGTGGTGTTGATTTCTTCCGTGAAAAGCCGGAGCGAAATGCCGTTACTGCTGAAGCAGATGAAATTCACCAATATGCATAAACTGCTTCCCGGACAGGGTTTCATCCATTCGATTCAATTCGGGAGCATGTTCAAACGGGAGGTGCTGAAAAAACCCGGACTGCGCCATCTGGCCGTCAGTATGGCAAAAAATAACTCCCCCAAATTCTTGTACTGGTGTGTGGATGCGATTGTAAAATGGAACGGCAGGGAAGATTACAGAAAAGATATTATCCATATTCACGGAACGAAGGATGAGATGTTTCCATTCAGGAATATTAAAAACGCCATTCCGGTGGAGGGCGGCTCCCATTCCATGCTCCTGATACAGCATGATATGGTCAATAAGATTTTACAGGAACAGCTGAGTCGTTAA
- a CDS encoding DUF1211 domain-containing protein, with the protein MTKSRLEAFSDGVIAIIITIMVLELKIPHEATLPALWELAPVFISYVLSFVYVGIYWGNHHHLLHTAHRVNSKLIWSNMCLLFFLSLIPFTTGWMGENHFARIPVATYAVNLLCCAIAFFILQAAIASDLKQRTRLTEALKTQEKKGILSLVIYAVSIPCALFFPLVSALLFALTAIMWLVPDKNIERALRDPD; encoded by the coding sequence ATGACCAAATCCCGTTTAGAAGCGTTCAGTGATGGTGTCATCGCCATCATCATTACCATTATGGTCCTGGAATTAAAGATTCCGCACGAGGCCACGCTGCCTGCCCTTTGGGAATTGGCGCCGGTCTTTATCAGTTATGTGCTGAGTTTTGTGTATGTGGGCATTTATTGGGGCAATCACCACCATTTGCTGCACACGGCGCATCGTGTAAACAGTAAACTCATCTGGTCCAATATGTGTCTTTTGTTTTTTCTTTCCCTGATTCCGTTCACCACGGGCTGGATGGGAGAGAATCATTTCGCCCGGATTCCGGTAGCCACCTATGCCGTCAATTTATTATGCTGCGCCATTGCCTTTTTCATTCTTCAGGCTGCCATCGCATCTGATTTGAAGCAGCGCACCCGACTGACAGAAGCCCTGAAGACACAGGAAAAGAAAGGCATCCTCTCACTTGTCATTTATGCCGTTTCCATCCCCTGTGCATTGTTCTTTCCGTTGGTTTCAGCGCTGTTATTTGCACTCACCGCTATCATGTGGTTGGTTCCGGATAAAAATATTGAACGCGCACTGAGAGATCCTGACTGA
- a CDS encoding VOC family protein produces MALIHPHINFNGNAEEAFTFYKSVFGGEFAKIMRLKDLSGPEFPVAENDANKILHIALPVGKNILMGNDVPESMGPVNENENRSKIAISAESRTEADRLFYGLSAGGSIEVPIADSPWGSYFGMFRDKFGIEWMVDFDPTYSGNV; encoded by the coding sequence ATGGCACTGATTCATCCTCACATTAACTTCAATGGAAATGCCGAAGAAGCGTTTACGTTTTACAAATCAGTATTCGGCGGAGAGTTTGCAAAAATTATGCGTCTTAAAGACCTCTCAGGCCCTGAATTCCCCGTAGCGGAAAATGATGCCAACAAAATTCTGCACATTGCCCTACCTGTTGGCAAGAACATTTTAATGGGCAATGACGTTCCGGAAAGCATGGGACCGGTCAATGAGAATGAAAACCGATCTAAAATTGCTATTAGCGCAGAAAGCCGTACAGAAGCCGACAGGTTATTTTACGGACTTTCAGCAGGCGGAAGTATTGAAGTGCCGATTGCTGACAGTCCCTGGGGTTCCTATTTCGGGATGTTCAGAGATAAATTCGGTATTGAGTGGATGGTGGATTTTGACCCAACCTATAGCGGAAACGTATAA
- a CDS encoding IS30 family transposase codes for MNRTFKQLTAEQRYQIATLLSKQFNQKQIAEYIGKSTSCVSREIARNKMYSGRYDAKNAHQYAVFRHQIKQKHKYFTDSVQLLVAHLLQQELSPEQISCRLMLEGCTKVSHETIYQYVWKDKKQGGVLYQYLARKQRCRRKRGNKSDYRGQIPNKVSIEQRPMQANNRERFGDFEVDTIIGANHKGAILTMVDRKTLYTKMVLLDGKHASQVARQTIKTLYNFRPYLHTITSDNGKEFARHEDIAQQLGVQYFFTHPYSSYECGTVENTNGLIRRYIPKKSSFEYLTQEKLNEIENKLNNRPRKKLSFYTPNEIANAIFTNDKPILNKIAFIT; via the coding sequence ATGAATCGTACATTTAAACAACTCACCGCAGAGCAAAGGTATCAAATAGCTACCTTATTGTCAAAACAATTCAATCAGAAGCAGATTGCCGAATACATTGGTAAGAGTACGTCATGTGTCAGCAGGGAGATTGCCAGAAATAAGATGTATTCCGGCAGATATGATGCTAAGAATGCACATCAGTACGCTGTGTTCAGGCATCAGATCAAGCAAAAGCATAAATACTTTACGGACTCCGTACAATTGCTGGTAGCCCATCTTTTACAACAAGAGCTATCACCGGAGCAAATCAGCTGCCGTCTAATGCTAGAAGGTTGTACCAAAGTCAGCCATGAAACTATTTATCAATATGTTTGGAAGGACAAAAAACAGGGTGGAGTACTATATCAATACCTGGCTAGAAAGCAAAGATGCAGAAGGAAACGTGGTAATAAGTCAGATTACAGAGGACAGATACCTAACAAAGTCAGTATCGAACAGCGTCCAATGCAGGCTAATAACAGAGAACGGTTTGGAGATTTTGAAGTAGATACCATTATCGGAGCGAATCATAAGGGTGCTATATTGACAATGGTAGACAGAAAAACATTGTATACCAAAATGGTCTTATTAGATGGAAAACACGCAAGTCAGGTGGCTCGTCAAACCATAAAAACCCTATACAATTTTCGACCTTATTTGCACACCATCACTTCTGACAATGGTAAGGAATTTGCCAGACATGAAGATATAGCCCAACAGCTCGGTGTTCAATACTTCTTTACACATCCATATTCCAGTTACGAATGTGGAACGGTGGAAAATACCAACGGTCTTATTCGCAGATATATTCCTAAAAAATCGTCTTTTGAATACCTGACGCAAGAAAAATTAAATGAAATAGAAAATAAACTCAACAACAGACCTAGAAAAAAACTCAGCTTTTATACCCCAAATGAGATAGCAAATGCTATTTTTACTAACGATAAACCTATTTTAAACAAAATTGCATTTATTACTTGA
- the nadA gene encoding quinolinate synthase NadA has product MAEVSDLKEKISRLAQVGYLDIHIDPTLDLFAEIDSLKKQKNAVLLAHYYQEADIQDIADYIGDSLQLAQKAAATTADIILFAGVHFMAETAKILNPTKKVILPDLKAGCSLADSCPPEDFAVFKKKFPGYAVVSYINCSAEIKALSDYICTSSNAEHIINAIPYDRGIIFAPDKNLGAYLSKKLNREMVLWDGSCMVHEIFSLEKITRLKEKHPEAKFIAHPECEAAVLELADYIGSTTGLLKFTQADDAQEYIVATETGILHKMQQASPHKTFIPAPPNNGCACNDCPHMKLNTLEKIYLCLKYELPELLMDEALRIQAKIPIDRMLEISEKAGLKG; this is encoded by the coding sequence ATGGCAGAAGTATCCGATTTAAAAGAAAAAATTTCCCGGCTGGCGCAGGTCGGCTATCTCGATATCCACATCGATCCGACGCTCGATTTGTTTGCCGAAATAGACAGCCTGAAAAAGCAAAAAAACGCCGTTTTACTGGCGCATTACTACCAGGAAGCCGATATTCAGGATATCGCGGATTATATAGGCGACAGCCTGCAGTTGGCGCAGAAAGCTGCCGCCACCACGGCAGATATCATCTTGTTTGCCGGAGTGCATTTTATGGCAGAAACCGCCAAAATACTGAACCCCACAAAAAAAGTCATCCTGCCCGACCTGAAAGCCGGATGTTCGCTGGCAGACAGCTGCCCTCCGGAGGATTTCGCTGTATTTAAAAAAAAATTCCCCGGCTACGCCGTCGTTTCGTACATCAACTGCTCTGCTGAAATCAAGGCACTGAGTGATTATATCTGCACCAGCTCCAATGCCGAGCATATCATCAATGCCATTCCCTATGACCGCGGCATTATCTTCGCGCCCGACAAAAACCTGGGCGCCTACCTGTCCAAAAAACTGAACCGGGAAATGGTGCTGTGGGACGGTTCCTGCATGGTGCACGAGATCTTTTCGCTGGAGAAAATTACACGGCTGAAAGAGAAACACCCGGAGGCTAAATTCATCGCCCATCCGGAGTGTGAAGCCGCCGTGCTGGAACTGGCGGATTACATCGGTTCCACCACGGGCCTGCTGAAATTCACCCAGGCCGACGATGCGCAGGAATACATCGTGGCCACCGAAACCGGCATCCTGCACAAGATGCAGCAGGCCTCGCCGCACAAAACCTTCATTCCCGCGCCGCCCAACAACGGCTGTGCCTGCAACGACTGCCCGCACATGAAGCTGAATACACTGGAGAAAATCTACCTGTGCCTGAAATACGAACTGCCCGAACTGCTGATGGATGAAGCGTTGCGCATACAGGCAAAAATTCCGATTGACCGCATGCTGGAAATCAGTGAAAAGGCGGGATTAAAGGGGTAA
- a CDS encoding nicotinate-nucleotide adenylyltransferase: MAAIGLLFGSFNPVHHGHLLLATYIREAAQLDEIWFVVSPQNPFKKNSDLADENHRLEMVKLAVQHTSYFKVADIEFSLPKPSYTCTTLKELNRQYPAHKFHVIIGGDNTAKFQEWKESGWIQKNYTIIIYNRGIPDSAAAIQNSKFYSLPLLDISATEIRQRIKNKKSIRYFIPENVEQYIAFHKLYR; this comes from the coding sequence GTGGCGGCAATTGGTCTTCTTTTCGGTTCTTTCAATCCGGTTCATCACGGACACCTGCTCCTGGCTACCTATATCCGGGAGGCTGCTCAGCTGGATGAAATATGGTTCGTGGTATCTCCTCAAAATCCGTTTAAAAAAAACAGCGATTTAGCCGATGAAAACCACCGACTGGAAATGGTAAAATTAGCGGTGCAACATACAAGCTATTTTAAGGTAGCTGATATCGAGTTTAGTTTACCCAAACCGTCCTATACCTGTACTACCTTAAAAGAGCTGAACCGGCAATATCCGGCCCACAAGTTTCATGTTATCATAGGAGGTGATAATACAGCCAAATTTCAGGAATGGAAAGAATCCGGCTGGATACAGAAAAACTACACCATAATTATATATAACAGAGGTATACCTGATTCCGCAGCAGCTATTCAAAATTCAAAATTCTACTCACTACCATTGTTGGATATTTCCGCCACTGAAATCAGGCAAAGGATAAAAAATAAAAAGTCCATCAGGTATTTTATCCCGGAAAACGTGGAACAATATATAGCGTTTCACAAGCTTTACCGGTAA
- a CDS encoding glycosyltransferase family 4 protein has product MGLNVLHINSHTTWRGGEQQVDSIFNGFYKNIQTFLFCPENSVLAERNEQFKERVFTYKKHFGLDVPAAFRLKKISKEKSIDLIHLHDSHAINTYLAAVFFGLKTPCVIHRRVSYPVTSVWKYNHKNILKIICISQEVKKKMLKVVPENKLTVIYSGIDLKKYRKIKSDDSNSTNGLRKELAITPEKKVVGIVTSIEQEKNVEEFAEIGRQLAQHRKEVECVVIGGGSQLKTISQQYPFIHFTGFKNTVPELLQDMDIFLFTSHSEGLGTAVLEAMAAEVTVVCRNFPVALEIIQDNNSGYIYSTVEDAVQKVNILLDDSEKRLEFSAAALQMVQQFDVTLMNQQIENLYSSFHLKQ; this is encoded by the coding sequence ATGGGCTTAAACGTTTTACACATCAACAGTCATACTACCTGGCGCGGCGGAGAGCAACAGGTAGATTCTATCTTTAATGGATTTTATAAAAACATCCAAACCTTTCTTTTTTGTCCGGAAAATTCAGTTTTAGCGGAACGAAATGAACAGTTCAAAGAGCGAGTTTTCACCTATAAAAAGCACTTCGGGCTGGATGTACCGGCTGCCTTCCGGTTAAAAAAAATAAGTAAAGAAAAATCGATTGATTTGATTCACCTGCACGATTCCCATGCCATCAATACGTATTTGGCAGCGGTATTTTTTGGTTTGAAAACACCTTGTGTAATTCACCGGCGCGTCAGCTATCCGGTAACTTCCGTATGGAAATACAATCATAAAAACATACTGAAAATTATCTGTATCAGCCAGGAAGTAAAGAAAAAGATGCTAAAGGTGGTGCCTGAAAACAAACTGACAGTGATTTATTCCGGAATTGATCTTAAAAAATACAGAAAAATAAAATCTGACGATAGTAATAGCACAAACGGCTTAAGAAAAGAGTTGGCCATTACGCCTGAAAAAAAAGTAGTGGGTATCGTAACTTCTATAGAGCAGGAAAAAAATGTAGAAGAATTTGCAGAAATAGGCCGGCAACTGGCACAACATCGAAAAGAGGTGGAATGTGTGGTTATTGGAGGTGGTTCACAATTAAAAACAATCAGTCAGCAATACCCTTTTATCCATTTTACTGGATTCAAAAATACGGTTCCGGAACTGCTTCAGGATATGGATATTTTTCTGTTTACCTCTCACTCGGAAGGATTGGGAACTGCCGTTTTAGAAGCTATGGCTGCCGAAGTGACGGTGGTTTGCCGTAATTTTCCGGTTGCGCTTGAAATCATTCAGGATAATAACTCCGGGTATATCTATAGTACAGTAGAAGATGCTGTTCAGAAAGTAAACATTCTATTAGATGATTCGGAAAAAAGGCTGGAATTTTCCGCAGCGGCACTGCAGATGGTACAACAATTTGACGTAACTTTAATGAATCAACAGATAGAAAATTTGTATTCATCTTTCCATCTTAAACAGTAA
- a CDS encoding O-antigen ligase family protein, which yields MEKRSSIYTTLADYLVEYGLYAVILGLFLSNALKSIGIVTICFSILFHKNSIRHLKKLLDNRLYLASVSLASVYILSVFNSTDYYTYWQLTNIKWLYFFFPVAIANYSVPKSSIRNLMIVGICCVLFQSAHSLYYLFSYDTESLKNIYATGNIINTFKIHHVQLSILYSILIFVLYTFVTKKELDRRIRIAAGFFCVLFFFIVHLYAVRSGIVLTYLFLTGYTIFVFKKTSRTTGFVLSGFIVLGVLLFLSLSTVQNRIGYLKYDLEQYSSKNKDAIQYTDSRRLISINVGMEIILQHKFFGCGLGDINKASAEIYKKIYPGLDKKYYYLPHSQYIFFGACFGVFLGLIVCLLFVYPSFYFFQEKKYVFFIISFGLMLFALWDAWFGTLFGNCLYLLLIGFGLKNKWA from the coding sequence TTGGAAAAACGCTCATCGATATATACTACACTTGCAGACTATTTGGTGGAATATGGATTATATGCGGTAATACTGGGTCTGTTTCTTTCCAATGCACTGAAAAGCATCGGAATCGTTACAATCTGCTTCAGTATCCTGTTTCATAAAAATTCAATTCGCCATCTGAAAAAGTTACTGGATAACCGCTTGTATTTAGCATCTGTAAGTTTAGCGTCTGTTTATATCCTGTCTGTTTTCAACAGCACGGATTATTACACCTACTGGCAGCTGACAAACATCAAATGGCTGTACTTTTTCTTTCCGGTGGCCATCGCAAATTATTCCGTTCCTAAATCAAGCATCCGTAATCTGATGATAGTGGGCATCTGTTGTGTATTGTTTCAATCCGCGCACAGTTTGTACTATTTGTTCTCCTATGATACCGAATCCCTGAAAAATATATATGCAACGGGAAACATTATCAATACCTTTAAAATTCATCATGTACAGCTATCCATCTTATACAGCATCCTTATTTTTGTACTGTATACTTTTGTTACAAAAAAAGAATTAGACAGACGCATCAGAATAGCAGCAGGATTCTTCTGTGTATTATTTTTTTTCATCGTACACCTGTATGCGGTTCGCAGTGGTATTGTACTAACCTATCTTTTTTTAACGGGTTACACTATTTTCGTTTTCAAAAAAACGAGCCGTACTACCGGTTTTGTCTTGTCCGGTTTTATCGTATTGGGGGTACTGTTGTTTTTATCCTTATCAACCGTTCAAAACAGAATAGGTTATCTGAAATACGATCTGGAACAATATTCCAGTAAAAATAAAGACGCCATTCAATATACGGACAGCAGAAGATTAATCTCCATCAACGTAGGTATGGAAATCATATTGCAGCATAAATTCTTTGGCTGTGGCCTGGGTGATATTAATAAAGCAAGTGCAGAAATCTACAAAAAAATCTATCCCGGCCTGGATAAAAAATACTATTATCTGCCGCACAGCCAGTACATCTTTTTTGGTGCCTGTTTTGGTGTATTTCTGGGGTTAATCGTTTGCCTGTTGTTCGTTTATCCTTCCTTCTATTTCTTTCAGGAAAAAAAGTACGTCTTCTTTATTATCAGTTTCGGGCTGATGCTGTTTGCCTTATGGGATGCCTGGTTCGGCACGCTATTCGGAAACTGCCTCTACTTATTACTCATCGGATTCGGACTTAAAAACAAATGGGCTTAA
- a CDS encoding sigma-70 family RNA polymerase sigma factor, producing the protein MENERLFEDELLPHADALYNFAYHLTYNEEDANDLVQDTLMKAFRFINLYQKGTNAKAWLFKILKNAFINEYRKKAKQPNKVDYEDIIAYQDADEEKGGVAFDLREDIFDGMMGDEITEALNRLPVDFKTVILLCDIEGFTYEEIAKIIDIPIGTVRSRLHRARNMLKESLKEYAEKMGYK; encoded by the coding sequence ATGGAGAATGAACGGTTATTTGAGGATGAATTATTGCCTCATGCGGATGCATTGTACAATTTTGCCTATCACCTTACGTATAATGAAGAAGATGCCAATGATCTGGTGCAGGACACACTGATGAAGGCTTTCCGCTTCATTAATTTATACCAAAAGGGAACTAATGCGAAAGCCTGGTTGTTTAAAATACTGAAGAATGCTTTTATTAACGAATACCGTAAAAAAGCGAAACAACCCAATAAGGTAGATTACGAAGATATCATTGCCTATCAGGATGCGGACGAAGAGAAGGGTGGCGTGGCATTTGACCTGCGGGAAGATATTTTTGATGGAATGATGGGAGATGAAATCACGGAGGCGCTGAACAGGCTTCCGGTGGATTTTAAAACGGTCATTCTGTTGTGTGACATAGAAGGATTTACGTATGAAGAAATAGCGAAAATTATAGACATACCTATCGGAACGGTTCGTTCCAGGCTGCACAGGGCGCGCAATATGCTGAAAGAGAGTTTGAAGGAATATGCAGAAAAAATGGGATATAAATAA
- a CDS encoding segregation/condensation protein A produces MSAPFLIHLPQFEGPFDLLLFFIERDELSIHDIPIHKITNEFLNYIQHMERLNIEVASEFILVAATLMRIKAKMLLPRKELDEEGNEIDPRQELVQQLLEYKRIKEAVEALKDLESNRSLRYSRGNQKKEVDQLIKLLAEDAELESITLFKLLKAYQRTMDKYKNKTEKVVHTVAPYKYSIESEKEKLTSLIQHKTKASFREVFTACESKIHAVFIFLSMLELIQQHIVSIILGEGKNNFWLTTDVID; encoded by the coding sequence ATGAGCGCTCCCTTTCTCATACACCTGCCCCAGTTTGAAGGTCCTTTTGATCTGCTCCTGTTTTTTATTGAGCGCGACGAATTGAGCATTCACGATATTCCCATTCATAAAATTACCAATGAGTTCCTGAATTACATACAGCACATGGAGCGGCTAAACATCGAAGTGGCCAGTGAGTTTATTCTGGTGGCGGCAACCCTGATGCGCATCAAGGCTAAAATGCTGCTGCCGAGAAAAGAACTGGATGAGGAGGGTAATGAGATTGACCCGCGTCAGGAGTTGGTTCAACAGCTGCTGGAATATAAACGTATCAAGGAAGCGGTGGAGGCACTGAAAGATTTGGAAAGCAACCGATCTTTGCGCTACTCCCGCGGAAACCAGAAAAAAGAAGTGGATCAGTTGATAAAACTGCTGGCAGAAGATGCCGAACTGGAAAGCATCACCCTGTTTAAACTCCTTAAGGCTTATCAGCGCACGATGGATAAATATAAGAATAAGACGGAAAAAGTCGTTCATACCGTCGCACCGTATAAATATTCTATCGAATCGGAGAAAGAAAAACTCACCTCGCTTATCCAGCATAAAACAAAAGCCTCTTTCCGTGAAGTGTTTACCGCCTGTGAAAGCAAAATTCACGCGGTCTTTATTTTCCTGAGTATGCTGGAACTTATACAACAGCACATTGTTTCCATTATTTTGGGAGAAGGCAAAAACAATTTTTGGCTCACTACTGACGTTATAGACTAA
- a CDS encoding PorP/SprF family type IX secretion system membrane protein encodes MRNTLHFRVLFILILFLSAIITNAQDYKFSQFYNSPLNLNPSLTGKINSLYRAVANYRMQYLPLQTPSPYHTLSASADFGLLRDKLNDDILGVGVLFTNDRQSSIRSNTLMFSVAYHKSLGKNKNHYLSAGFQVGFLQRSVDLGNLAFSTQFTGTGFDLSINNRENFATNRFFKPNINVGLFWSSQFTKTIGAYAGASMFNVLKPKDTFFNSDNERDYRFNAHAGLIIDVKRVVLISPNGMYMYQAKAQQWIAGSSFSFNLSGKSEPYKTAVSAGLWYDGNGALIALAGVSFSGVQIGLSYDATIKRTLSQAVKTFGAFEASIIYTGKPLDKKKSYSPLLCPKF; translated from the coding sequence ATGAGGAACACTTTACATTTCAGGGTATTATTTATTTTAATATTATTTCTTTCTGCTATAATTACAAATGCACAGGATTATAAGTTTTCACAATTCTATAATTCACCGTTGAATTTAAATCCGTCACTTACCGGCAAGATCAATTCCTTATACCGGGCTGTGGCCAACTACAGAATGCAGTATCTTCCCTTGCAAACGCCGTCTCCGTACCACACCTTAAGTGCTTCAGCAGATTTTGGTTTGCTGAGAGACAAGCTTAATGATGATATTTTGGGCGTAGGTGTGTTATTTACGAATGACCGTCAGTCTTCCATCCGATCCAACACACTGATGTTTTCTGTGGCGTACCATAAGAGTCTGGGTAAAAATAAGAACCACTATCTAAGTGCTGGTTTTCAGGTGGGCTTCCTGCAGCGTTCTGTGGACTTAGGTAATCTGGCTTTTTCCACTCAGTTTACAGGAACGGGATTTGATTTATCCATAAATAATCGCGAAAATTTTGCAACAAACAGGTTTTTTAAACCCAATATTAATGTTGGATTATTCTGGTCGTCTCAGTTTACCAAGACAATTGGAGCTTATGCGGGTGCATCGATGTTTAATGTATTAAAACCAAAAGACACCTTTTTTAATTCTGACAATGAAAGAGACTACCGGTTTAATGCCCACGCCGGCCTGATAATAGATGTTAAACGGGTTGTATTAATTTCTCCCAATGGTATGTATATGTATCAAGCAAAAGCACAACAGTGGATTGCGGGATCTTCGTTCTCCTTCAATTTGTCCGGAAAATCAGAACCTTATAAAACGGCTGTATCCGCCGGGCTTTGGTATGATGGTAACGGAGCGCTTATCGCTTTAGCCGGAGTTTCATTCTCCGGTGTACAAATTGGTTTAAGCTATGATGCAACCATCAAAAGGACACTTAGTCAGGCCGTTAAGACCTTTGGTGCCTTTGAGGCATCCATCATTTATACCGGAAAACCACTTGACAAAAAGAAATCATATTCACCATTACTGTGTCCTAAGTTTTAA